A genomic segment from Nodularia sphaerocarpa UHCC 0038 encodes:
- a CDS encoding ISLre2 family transposase, producing the protein MKNSIYSSFDLNKSLGQFQEKVTKLLELTNISEWDGRVFKEREEKIRESALVLAGECTALLLHKLSKSEDFLDKAMQETQGWWHPYTQKHGCKKRQILTIGNVEVSLKLPYVVERSTQPKKNQKILNEGFCPFLRYLGMSEGLTPGVFSKIAQYGAIAGSFEAARTTLIDWGINISLKRIERLTYYFGKIGINLRQSKINSLEIGNLPTTNILKDQRVVIAVDGGRTRIRINNKGRRKVKTNRVGYTGEWVEPKLLTIYVVNEQGEKIKNGEIPITNDGTYSGFEGFLQILEMYLVNLGISQAKQVLLIADGAEWIWIHIPPLLKKLHCPNKTYQLLDFYHAASHLQDFADAAFSTKYERQQWFKKARKTLKKGQALGLIRNMNEFIHGATGERLKILVRERNYILKAYRRRLLKYNEVASQKLPLGSGAVESLIRQVVNLRMKGNSKFWLKNHAEIMLHLRCQWIAKTWDNFCDSIFNSFIKPITV; encoded by the coding sequence ATGAAAAATAGTATATATTCTAGCTTCGATTTAAACAAATCTTTAGGACAGTTTCAAGAAAAAGTTACGAAACTTTTAGAATTAACGAATATATCAGAATGGGATGGACGCGTTTTCAAGGAACGAGAGGAAAAAATTAGAGAATCTGCATTAGTTTTAGCAGGAGAATGTACAGCTTTGTTACTGCATAAGCTGTCAAAATCTGAAGATTTTTTGGATAAAGCAATGCAGGAGACACAAGGATGGTGGCATCCTTACACGCAAAAACATGGTTGTAAAAAGCGCCAAATATTAACAATTGGTAACGTAGAAGTAAGTTTAAAATTACCTTATGTAGTTGAACGTTCAACTCAACCAAAGAAAAATCAAAAAATCTTAAATGAAGGATTTTGCCCATTCTTAAGATATTTAGGAATGTCCGAGGGTTTAACCCCTGGTGTTTTCTCGAAGATTGCCCAATATGGTGCAATTGCTGGCTCTTTTGAAGCAGCGCGTACAACACTCATAGATTGGGGCATAAATATCAGCCTAAAACGCATAGAACGGCTAACATATTACTTTGGTAAAATTGGCATAAATTTACGTCAATCGAAAATAAACAGTTTAGAGATTGGCAATTTACCGACAACTAATATTCTTAAAGACCAGCGTGTTGTCATCGCTGTAGACGGCGGTCGTACCCGAATTCGGATTAATAATAAAGGTAGGCGTAAGGTTAAGACTAACCGTGTAGGCTATACAGGAGAATGGGTTGAGCCTAAATTATTAACTATTTATGTGGTGAATGAGCAAGGTGAAAAAATTAAGAATGGCGAGATTCCTATTACTAATGATGGGACTTACTCAGGTTTTGAAGGATTTTTACAAATCTTAGAGATGTACTTGGTTAATTTAGGAATTAGTCAGGCCAAACAGGTTTTATTAATTGCGGATGGTGCAGAATGGATATGGATACATATCCCTCCGTTATTAAAAAAATTACACTGCCCAAATAAAACTTATCAGTTATTAGATTTTTATCACGCGGCATCACATTTACAAGACTTCGCTGATGCTGCATTTAGCACAAAATATGAACGCCAACAATGGTTTAAGAAGGCGCGAAAAACTTTAAAGAAAGGTCAGGCATTAGGTTTAATCAGAAACATGAATGAATTTATTCATGGAGCGACCGGGGAACGTCTAAAAATTTTAGTCCGAGAGAGAAATTATATTTTAAAAGCTTACCGACGGAGACTTTTAAAATATAACGAAGTTGCATCTCAAAAGCTCCCTCTTGGCAGTGGCGCGGTTGAAAGTTTAATTCGTCAAGTTGTTAATTTACGCATGAAAGGTAACAGTAAGTTTTGGCTGAAAAATCATGCCGAAATCATGTTACATCTTCGATGTCAATGGATAGCTAAAACTTGGGATAATTTTTGTGATTCTATATTTAATTCCTTTATTAAACCTATAACTGTTTGA